TTGGCGTCTCCTTCGGCCTGTTTGCCGTGACACTCGGCGCAGTTCGCCTGAAACAGCTTCGCTCCCTGCATGACCGAGGCGAAGTTGCGCGGATTGGGTCGGTAGGTGCCTGGCTCGGATGCCGGCCAGGCGGTCGGAGCCAGGGAGAGCAGGCCCCAGATGGCCAGCGTCATACCACGTTTCGTGAATGGTTTGATCTTCATAGTGCGTACCCGTCAATGCTTGGCAATCGACCTCGCACCGGCATAGCGGTTGTGACCGATGCCGGAGACGAGGGTTCCTGAGGCCTATGGGGCCCGGTTCAAACGCGGTGGGTACGCGGTGGTCTCAACGGTGGAGCGGCGCGGTACTGGGGCCAGTCCGGAGCAGGGGCGACTGGCGGAGGTTCGTCAGCTGCAAAGGTTCTCGATTGTGTCGTCACCATGACCGCTACGCAGGCGCTGCAAACCCTGCACTGAACCTGGCAGGTATCGGTCATGGCCGATTGGCAGGCGCTGGTGTCATTGTTTCCCTGCATTTGCACGCAGTGATTCCCGGCGGCTGGTGCGTGGTCGAACGCCGTGACGGTGTTCAGCGGGAGCCCGGGCAAGGTGATCAGCAGGCAGACGGCCAGAAATCTTGCCAATCGGGGATAGGGGCGCATGGGGCTAGCTTTTCACAGCCGGGAAAGAGGTGTCAAACCAGGGTGCTCGATGATGCGCGGTTTGACAAACAGCGAAACGTCGCCAATACTCTGTCGATACCCCTCCCCCCCTGGGGTGGGAAATACTCCACACTCAATCGAGGCGCAACATGATCGAACTGAAGGTAACCGGCATGACCTGTGGCCATTGCGAAAGCGCGGTCAACAAGGCTTTGGCAGCGGTGGCGGGCGTGACCCGTGTGGTTGAGGTGAACCGGGAGAAGAATCGCGTCGTGGTCGAGGGCAGCGCGGATGCGCAGGCGCTCATCGCGGTGATCAAAGAGGAAGGCTACACGGCAGAGCTCGCCTCGTGAGTGAGGCGTGCTGTGGGCCCGGCCTGCGACTCGACCCCAGCGCGCGCGAAGAGGCGCGGCGCCGATTGCTCTCCATTCGCGGCCACGCGGAAGGCATCCTGCGCATGCTGGAGGACGAATCCATCTACTGTGTCGATGTGCTGAAGCAGATCAAAGCCGTGCAGGGCGCCCTCGACAAGGTCGGTGTGCTGGTGCTCAAGAGTCACCTCAAGGATCACGTGGTCACCGCCGCCCAGCGCGGCGATACCGATGAGATCGTGGCCGAGTTGATGGAAGTGTTGAAGTATCGATGACTGCATTGAGCTTTTCAACGCAGAGCCGCCAAGGGGTCAAAGGTGCGCTTGGTACGCCATATGTCGTCCTGCCGGCGCTGGCCGGCATCCCGGTCGTTGGTACCCCTGATTCGAGGATCGACATCAAAAACTTTACGTCCTATGCATCTCTGCGTGTCTGCATTAAAAGGCCTCTATTATGACCACTGAAATCCGTTTCGGCGTACAGGGCATGACCTGCGCATCCTGCGTCGGGCGCGTTGAACGCACGCTGAAAAAGCAGCCGGGTGTGGAAGTGGCGACGGTCAACCTGGCTACCGAACAGGCTACCATCGCCTACGATCCCGCCAGCACCGATATTCCCGGTCTGCTCGAAGCGGTCAATGATGCCGGCTACGCCCCGGTGCGCGCCCATCTTGAGCTGGGCGTGCAGGGGATGACCTGTGCCTCGTGTGTCGGGCGCGTGGAGCGGGCAGTGAAGAAGCTGCCCGGTGTGCTCTCGGCCAGCGTCAACCTGGCCACCGAGAAAGCCGCCATCGACTATCTGCCGGGTGCCGTTACCGCGACCCGGATCAAGGCGGCGATCGCCGATGCCGGTTACCAGCCCCTCGATGTCGAAGGCGCGGCGACGGAGCTCGGCGATGCGCGCGATCGCGAACAGGCCGAGCTCAAACGGCTGCTGTGGATCAGCGGCCTGTGCACCCTGCCGGTGGTGATCATCGCCATGGCGCCGATGATGGTGCCGGGTCTGGCGGTGGCCATGGCCAAGTTGCTGCCGGAACCGGTCTGGGACTGGCTGGAGTTTCTGTTCGCCACACCGGTGCAGTTCTACGCCGGCCGGCGCTTCTACAGGCAAGGCTGGGCGGAACTCAAACATCTCAATCCGGGGATGAACACCCTGGTGATGATGGGCAGCTCGGCGGCCTATTTCTACTCGGTGGTGGCGGTGATCGCACCCGGCCTCTTCCCGCCCGGGACGGCCAATCTCTACTTCGAGGCGGCGGCGGTCATCATCACCCTGATCCTGATGGGCAAGTACCTGGAGGCCAAGGCCAAGGGGCGCACCTCGGCGGCGATCGAGAAACTGATGCAGCTCCAGGCCAAGACCGCGCGGGTGGTGCGCGATGGCCGGGCTATGGAGATCCCCATCGAAGAGGTTTTACCCGGTGACCTGGTGCAGGTGCGCCCTGGCGAGCGGGTGCCGGTCGACGGTGTTGTGACCGAGGGCTCGAGCTACGTCGACGAGTCCATGATAACCGGCGAGCCGATCCCGGTGGAGAAAGGCATCGATGCCCCGGTAGTGGGCAGCACCGTCAACAAGACCGGCGCCTTCACCTTCCGCGCGACCAAGGTCGGCGCTGATACCGTGCTGGCGCAGATCATCAAGATGGTCGAGGAGGCCCAGTCGGCCAAGCCGCCCATTCAGCAACTCGCCGATCAGATCGCGGGGATCTTTGTCCCCATCGTCATCGTCGCTGCCGCCATCACCTTCGGCATCTGGCTGTGGATCGGGCCGGAGCCCACGCTCAACTACGCCTTTGTCGCGGCGGTGAGCGTGCTGGTGATCGCCTGCCCCTGCGCCATGGGGCTCGCCACGCCGACCGCCATCATGGTCGGGACCGGCAAGGGGGCGGAGATGGGCACGCTGTTCCGGCAGGGGACGGCGCTGGAGCTGATGGCGCGGGTCGATACCGTGGTGCTGGACAAGACCGGTACGCTCACCAAGGGGCGACCCGAGTTGACCGACCTGCAGGTGCTCGAAGGCGAAGAGAACAGTGTGCTGGCGCTGATCGCTGCCGCCGAGGATCAGAGCGAGCACCCCATCGCCCAGGCCATCGTCGCTGCGGCACGCGGTCGCGGGCTGGACCTGCCTAAGGTGGATGCTTTTAATGCTATCCCCGGTTTCGGCCTCGAGGCTGAAGTGGCGGGTCGGCGGGTCGAGGTTGGCGCCGATCGATACATGCGCAGGCTCGGTATCGAGTTGGACGTTGTCAGCGAGACCGCGGATGCCCTGGCCGATCAAGGCAAGTCACCTCTCTATGCCGCCATCGATGGTCGATTGGCTGCAGTGTTGGCGGTGGCCGATCCTCTGAAAGAAGGAAGTAAAGTGGCCATCGCCGCACTCCATGAACAGGGGATGCTGGTGGCGATGCTCACCGGTGATCACCGCCGCACCGCTCAAGCTATTGCCCGCCAGGTGGGTATCGATCGCGTGTTGGCGGAGGTGCTGCCTGACGAGAAGGCGGCCGAGGTCAAGCGACTGCAGGCCGAGGGCCGACGCGTCGCCTTTGTCGGCGATGGTATCAACGATGCCCCGGCGCTGGCGCAGGCCGATGTGGGTGTGGCCATCGGCACCGGCACCGATATCGCCATCGAGGCGGGTGACGTGATCCTGATGTCGGGCGATCTGCGTGGCATCGCCAATGCGGTGGCCCTGTCGCGAAGCACCCTGCGCACCATCCGTCTCAATTTCTTCTGGGCTTACGCCTACAACGTGGCGTTGATCCCCGTCGCCGCAGGGGTGTTGTTCCCGCTGATCAAACTGCTGTTGAATCCTATGCTGGCGGCAGCGGCAATGAGCGTTTCCAGTATTTTTGTGGTCAGCAATAGTCTGCGGCTGCGGAACTTTCGCCCCTTCCTGACGGAGCCAACTTGAGATGCGACGATATTTGCATGCCGTGAATAAATGGATTGAACCGAATGGGGCTCTGGTGGTCAATCTGCATGTATTCACGCTAAAGAAATTCGTTAACCGGTAGCTGCTATGGGTACAGTTTCCACATCACCGTTGTACGGTAGCAACTCAAGCGTGCGCAAGGCGTTTGCGGCTGCTTTGACGCTGTTGATGTTGTGGTCAACGGGCGTGCTGGCCGCGTGGTGTGGTGATCCTGATACTCACTGGACACACCCCGGCGCGGATCAGGTATGGATCAAGTCCTCTATAGCCGAAATCCATAAACATCGTGAATACTGCTCAAGCGCGCCGGTGTTATCCCTTTCCGCCCTGCCGACTGCCAACAATGGTGGCAGAGACGGTTGGACGTCTGATTCATCACATCCTTCTGCCCAGGGCGCTGCAGCGGAATTTTTTACGAGAGATCATGTTGTTGATGCAGTAAAGCTGGCCCGGGGTGAAACGGGATCGCCGCCGATATATCTGATTTATCAGAAACTTCTCATCCCCTTCCCCTCCTGAAATCACTGTTTCGAACCGCTGGTGGATGGCTCACAGGGCTGCCACCCAATCGTCGATACTCGCTATTCAGGAAATGATTATGTTTATCCACGTCCTCGCTTCTAAAACGCTGCCGCTAGGCCGCATGCATTTACTCGGTGTCTTGGTGTTGAGCTCTGCCATTGGCGCTACCGCCTACGCGGCTGGTCGCGGCGAGCATGGCCACGCGGACGCTGTGCCAGAACACAACGCCATGATGAACAAGGGGCACATGGAGGCTGAGGGCGCTCATGCTCATGAGCAGTGGGTGGCGCCGCCGGCAGATTATGCCGCGTACCGCAACCAGAACTGGGATGACCAAGCGGCTATACAGCGCGGCCACAAGACTTTTGATGCCCAATGTGCCGCCTGCCACGGTGTCGATGGACGCGGCATTGGCCCAGCGGCCGCGGCTTTGGATCACAAGCCCGCCGATCTGACGCAACATTTTCATCGTGGTCCGGGAATGGGCGATGCTTATCTATTTTGGCGGGTCAGCGAGGGTGGTACCGCCGAACCGTTCCGGTCGCAGGGGTCTGCAATGCCTCCCTACAAAGCGATGTTGGACGAGCAGGATCGCTGGGATGTTCTAACATATGTTCATAACCTGTTTCACCAGTCATTCGAGGGACAGCATGACGAGGATAACGGCAAGGTTTCAAGTGATCGGCATTGAAGACAAGAAGGTGCTTTATAGGACCCCGTCGTCATCATTCTGATCGCGGATCAGCTTACGACAAGAGCTTGTGGAATGACACCTGACAGCACCAACGTAAGTGGCTACCCGTCGCGGCGCAGGCGCGCCGGGCTTGCCGTTGTGCTGTCCGTATTGCTGTTTTGGTCGAATGCAGTTCTGGCTGCGTGGTGCTCTGACCCTACGGTCCATTGGCTTCATCCCGGTCAGGATCAGATCGGCCTCCAATCGAAAGGCGCTCCGGGTCATCGTGAAACGGTTTGCAAGTTAATACCTGCGAATCGTATGCAGACATTTCCCACTAAAACGATTGCCGATGGAAACGACTCGAGTTCGTCGGACGCATGCGTCGATTCTTTCGTCGGTTGCGGCTTGAAGGCTTGGCAAACAAGTGATTTGAGGACCGCCTCAAAACTGTTCATCGATATCGCAGCTCCCCCTCTCTATCTCGTCTATCACAGACTGTTGCTTCCCTTCGCCACCTAACTCCGACGCCCGGTCGATAGGGCGGTAATGCCTATTCCAGTCGACGGCCCTTCACGGCTGATGCGCTGAAATGGGAAAACCCGTTCCCCTCCTGGTCAGGCACTCAAGGTATGGCGGAGCCCTTTCTGGCCCGTCGAACCCGTTAGTCGGGGCCTATCGCCCCCTCTCTAGCAAGGGAAGCAAAAATGATTCATTGCACACTGCGTCGTCGCTGCGTTACCGGCGTGGCCACGCTGACTTTAGCGCTGGCTCCCCTGGGGCTTCTTGCGGCTCCCATCGTTTATGTGCCTGCAGGCGAAGCCAATCGCGTACTCGTTATCGACAGCGCGATCGATCAGGTGGTGGGTAATATCGATGGGGTATTAAACACCCATGGACTGGCAAGCGATCCGGCCGGAAAACGCCTCCTGGCAGGCAGTCTTAAAGTGCGCGATGTCAGCGATGCGCCTGCCAAGCCAGCTGGTGTAACGGAGGATGAGCATCAAGCCCACCATGCCGCGAGCGCGAACCCTGTAGTACCCAGTGTTACAAGCTCTGATCTGGTCGGCACTGTTTATCTGATCGATGTCTCGGGAAAACGTATCGTGCGCCAGATCGATGTGCCGGGCTCGGTGCATCACAACCTGATTACCGTTGATGGCCGTTACGGTATTTCCACACATCCCACCGCAGGCGTTATCAGCGTTATCGATCTCAACACCGGTGAGTTGGCCACGCAAGTTGCTACCGGAGTGGTACCCAACTATGTCGTCTCAAATCGCGAAGGCAGCCGGCTGTGGGTCAGCAATACCGGTAACAACACGGTGAGTGAAATCGACACGCGACGCTGGATAGTGCGGCGCAATCTGATTGTCGATCAGTCGCCCGAGCACATGGTGCTGTCACCCGATGAGTCGAGCCTCTATGTCATTGCTAATGGCGCAGGGCAAGTGGTGGAGCTGGATCTGGTAAGTGGAGAGATCGTGCGCCGCCACCCGGTAGGCAGCGACCCGCACGGCATCGATATCTCCGATGACGGTACCCAACTCTATGTAGCCATAAAAGGTGACAACAAACTGGCGGCGATTCAACTGAACACCGGCGTGGTTCGCGCTCTGCCGCTGGGCCCTGATCCTTATCACTTGGCGACAATCAAGGACACAGGAAAGGTGTATGTCTCAAGCCGCAAGGATTCCAAGTTATGGGTGGTCAGTCAGCGCGATCTGAAGTTGGTAGGTGAAATTCCCATTTCCGGCATCGGGCATCAAATGGTGGTGATGAAGAAATGAGCACCAACATTCAAGAGCGAAGGTTCAAGTCATGAAGCC
This genomic window from Pseudomonadota bacterium contains:
- a CDS encoding Cu(2+)-exporting ATPase — protein: MTTEIRFGVQGMTCASCVGRVERTLKKQPGVEVATVNLATEQATIAYDPASTDIPGLLEAVNDAGYAPVRAHLELGVQGMTCASCVGRVERAVKKLPGVLSASVNLATEKAAIDYLPGAVTATRIKAAIADAGYQPLDVEGAATELGDARDREQAELKRLLWISGLCTLPVVIIAMAPMMVPGLAVAMAKLLPEPVWDWLEFLFATPVQFYAGRRFYRQGWAELKHLNPGMNTLVMMGSSAAYFYSVVAVIAPGLFPPGTANLYFEAAAVIITLILMGKYLEAKAKGRTSAAIEKLMQLQAKTARVVRDGRAMEIPIEEVLPGDLVQVRPGERVPVDGVVTEGSSYVDESMITGEPIPVEKGIDAPVVGSTVNKTGAFTFRATKVGADTVLAQIIKMVEEAQSAKPPIQQLADQIAGIFVPIVIVAAAITFGIWLWIGPEPTLNYAFVAAVSVLVIACPCAMGLATPTAIMVGTGKGAEMGTLFRQGTALELMARVDTVVLDKTGTLTKGRPELTDLQVLEGEENSVLALIAAAEDQSEHPIAQAIVAAARGRGLDLPKVDAFNAIPGFGLEAEVAGRRVEVGADRYMRRLGIELDVVSETADALADQGKSPLYAAIDGRLAAVLAVADPLKEGSKVAIAALHEQGMLVAMLTGDHRRTAQAIARQVGIDRVLAEVLPDEKAAEVKRLQAEGRRVAFVGDGINDAPALAQADVGVAIGTGTDIAIEAGDVILMSGDLRGIANAVALSRSTLRTIRLNFFWAYAYNVALIPVAAGVLFPLIKLLLNPMLAAAAMSVSSIFVVSNSLRLRNFRPFLTEPT
- a CDS encoding heavy-metal-associated domain-containing protein produces the protein MIELKVTGMTCGHCESAVNKALAAVAGVTRVVEVNREKNRVVVEGSADAQALIAVIKEEGYTAELAS
- a CDS encoding YncE family protein, whose product is MIHCTLRRRCVTGVATLTLALAPLGLLAAPIVYVPAGEANRVLVIDSAIDQVVGNIDGVLNTHGLASDPAGKRLLAGSLKVRDVSDAPAKPAGVTEDEHQAHHAASANPVVPSVTSSDLVGTVYLIDVSGKRIVRQIDVPGSVHHNLITVDGRYGISTHPTAGVISVIDLNTGELATQVATGVVPNYVVSNREGSRLWVSNTGNNTVSEIDTRRWIVRRNLIVDQSPEHMVLSPDESSLYVIANGAGQVVELDLVSGEIVRRHPVGSDPHGIDISDDGTQLYVAIKGDNKLAAIQLNTGVVRALPLGPDPYHLATIKDTGKVYVSSRKDSKLWVVSQRDLKLVGEIPISGIGHQMVVMKK